The Salvelinus namaycush isolate Seneca chromosome 5, SaNama_1.0, whole genome shotgun sequence genome segment ggtctgatgaaaccaagattgaactctttggcctgaatgcgaagTGTCACGTCtgaaagaaacctggcaccatccctacggggaagcatggtggtggcagcatcatgctgtgggctgTTTTTCAGTGGCGGGGACTGGGAGAAAAGATGaagatcgagagaaagatgaacggagaaaagtgcagagagatccttaatgaaaacctgatccagagcgagccctcgggacctcagactggggcgaaggttcaccttccaacaggacaacaaccctaagcacacagccaagacaatgcaggagtggctttcggacaagtctctgaatgtccttgagtggcccagccagagtccggacttgaacccgatcgaacatatctggagcgacctgaaaatagctgtgctgtcCAACCtgaccaacctgacagagcttgagaagatctgcagagaagaatgggagaaactccccaaatacaggtgtgccaagcttgtagcgagTCAGATTCGAGTCACAAATAtaatgacttgcaactcgactttgactttaacaccaatgactcgtgacttgacttggacttgagccttatgactcgacctgacttgataccctcgccaagcccaaatattaaaaatgatgctattaaaaaaagtgtgcagcgcatcaactcttcatttaacggattacagtttgaatcggacagcagccaatcaaattgtgccagcggAGAAAAAGTcgtgcgtggcagtgcagaggaacgtcggcgggtgaattcagatggagcccttggaaagatgataacCAAAATTATTTTTTGGGGGTCTAAAGACGActgctgtatcaacaaaaaattgATTCCAACTTGCAAAACAagcgggaagaaaattacagacaaTTTCCAaatttgttcgacatttgaagctgcacaaagaacggtaagtcgtggctaatatagccgacagctatatattttattactttactagtGTATCATGTAGGCTAGCGTAAAGTTAAATCAATGATCCTCCACACAGTTAGTCAGTGTGGGAatgtgatcattgcacccaagattgagctacaactggctaggcagttggtagcctaaatcctgcctgatgttactgctgttcctaaaaccattgacatacattagcctactgtaaccacacagagagagagagaaagagagagagtgtgtgtgtgtgtgtgtgtgtggggttgggctggcgattgtgtacaagcctacatcgcccgattgtggcccatagcgatcctcgatagtcgatcactattggggggggtctttctcatggctacccatgtatttccatggaaatataacgtttctttggaaagtaataaatatatagatgtttaaaagcattcatgatttgcgtaaatgtaatatactaactattactcttgttaaaaatatgatatggtattacatttggtgaagagcacattatgacttgtttaggactccaaactcaaagtttaggacttgagacttgacttgatacttgacggtcttgacttgggacttgagtgctaagacttgagacttacttgtgacttgtaaaacaatgacttggtcccacctctggccTGTAGCGTCATAGTCAAGAACACTCAAGGCTCTAATCGCTGTCTAAAgtgcttcatcaaagtactgagtaaagggtctgaatacttatgtaaatgtgatatttcagggttTTCTTTTATACaatacctttcaaaagtttggggtgatttagaaatgtccttgtttttgaaagaaaagcaaattctttgtccattaaaataacataaaatttatcagaaatacagtgtagacattgttaatgttggaaatgactattgtagctgtaaacggcagattttttatggaatatctacataggcgtacagaggcccattatcagcaaccatcactcctgtgttccaatggcacattgtgttagctaatcaaagtttatcattttaaaaggctaattgatcattagaaaacccttttacaattatgttagcacagctgaaaactgttgttctgattaaagaagcaataaaactggccttctttagactacttgagtatctggaacatcagcatttgtgggttagagtataggctcaaaatggccagaaacaaagaactttcttctgaaactcgtcagtctattcttgttctgagaaatgaatgctattccatgcgagaaattgccaagaaactgaagatcttgtacaacactgtgtactactcccttcactgaACAGttcaaactgtctctaaccagaatagaaagaggagtgggaggccccggtgcacaactgagcaagaggacaagtacattagagtgtctcgTTTGAGAAACGGACACCTAacaagtcctcaaatggcagcttcattaaatactaCACACAAAAtaacagtctcaacgtcaacagtgaagaggtgtctccgggatgctggccttctaggcagagttcctctgtccagtgtctgtgttcttttgcccatcttaatcttttatttttattggccagtctgagttaCGGCTTTTttcctttgcaactctgcctagaaggccagcatcccggagtcgcctcttcactgttgacgttgagactggtgttttgtgggtagtatttaatgaagctgccatttgaggacttgtcattatggggtattgtgtgtgggatgatgagggaaaaaaaacaatttaatacattttagaataagtttgtaacgtaacaatgttgaaaagtcaaggggtctgaatactttcagaatacaCTGAATGTAAAAAACAtttggaacacctgctctttccatgacatagattgaccaggtgaaagctatgaccccttatttatgttacttgttaaatccacttcaatcagtgtagatgaagtggaggagacctgttaaagaaggatttttaagcttcgagacaactgagacatggattgtgtatgtgccattcagaggctgaatgggcaagacaaaatatttataaGTGccttatggtagtaggtgccaggcgcacaggtttgagtgtgtcaagaactgcaacactgctgggttttttacactcaacattgtcccttgtgtatcaagaatggtccaccacccaaaggacatccagccaagttgacacaactgtgtccctgtggaatgctttcgacaccttgtagagtccatgccccgacaaattgagactgctctgagggcaaaagggggtgcaactcaatattaggaaggtgttccaaatgctttatacactcagtgtataaagaTGATATCTCTATCACTAtgttcaaaatggagatggcatCAACGGCGCTGACCGTGCGCTCAAGCCGTAATGGGACAGATACTATGATGCAACGTCTATGTATGAAACCAAAAATTACTCCTGAAATATAacagaattaggaattagaatattTGAATGGAGTTAAATCTTCAATAGGGTTAAAGTTTAGCCATCtcggtcagggagttggtcaaccatggcTTGCCAGTGCTatgataagatattgtgtaaaataatgaattttaGTAATTTATCTGCGCTGTATgcttgttagctagccagccagtttTAGAGGAATGATTCCATAACGTTTTTTAATTAACTGCCAATATGCtaacattccattcaaacaatgcagcCAATCCACAGACATACACTGGCTAAGatcagttgatgataggacttggacaagttgtaaatgcaacaagtactgacATAATATCACTTACAACTTTccaagaaaacaaaaatgttgacaTTTATGGTCtatttacatatattttagaggctatttatacagaaaaTGTGTATAAAACCCTTAAACTTtatttataattatatgacaGTATTTTAAGGTGACAATAATAATATTACACCACTTCTGATATCACATGCCTaacttttattttcctgcataagtaaaatCAGGATTATGCCTCTTCTGCACTTCATTACAATTaagactggtttggatttctccctgaccaatatggctgccattttgATACCATTCTGGAACCTTGATTGATGCTGCCTTCAAAACGACTGGCATCTCGGAAATCTCAGCCTTCAGTGCCTTCACCtgggaaaaatatttttgaacTGTCATCCAACTCGAAAATCCAAGTcagaaactctggcatctttcaaGAGCTCCGAATTTCTGACTTGAAGATCCATGACGTCATGACCTCGTTTTTTTTagatttcccagttgtcttgaaagcaccaccCCTTGTCTTGAACGCACCATCAATAGGATGTCTATGGCCTTTTCTCTATCAAATTTGCTCAACTTACTAAACAGGTTAGGACAATTAACGTAGCAAGTTAGGAGACTGAGTATGTTCTCCTAAAATGCTACGAAAATCACTTTGTACGAAGTGGCGAGAAAAGAGCCCGTCCCCAGGTAGGATACACTTGTGCTTCCTCGCCATAAGAAGGCTATCGAGGAGGGGAGGACCGTCTTCATTAGCCAACTACACTCCTCGACCACGGTTGCCGggtcacggaggagagaggacggactTTTGCCCAAAGGAAAAAATCCCTATGAGAAATGTAATGTAATTGCTTCACATGGATCATACAGGGGAATCTCCATTAGCCAATCCGATTGCATATAATGTGAAGACAAGGTACACGCTTTTAAATATGATTGGCTTCCGGTCGTGAAGACAAGTATTGTGGGAGTGGTCTAATTGCTGAAAAGTATGAGAGATATTAGAGAAAGATAGGAATCCCATTGGACAATGAATGGAGGAACGTCAACGCCCCACCAAGCAGACTGTCGACCGCGTTTACGTTGTCATCCTGCGTCACTTGGTTGTTAAGACAATCGTCACGCAATCTCTTCTCAAAATCAGGGTATGAGTCGACTAATCTTGTAATTTTGTAGTTCTTGTTCACTAAATTCAtgctaatgttgggtttttgagctaGCACCCAATTGACTCCCATTTACTTGCCTTGTCCCAGAATGCATTGTGCACAATGGACATTAATGCAAATCCAATAGAGTTTTCCATCTCCTCCAAAGTATCTCTGGGCGCATCAACGTTACACGTCCATGCTGACATCTGGAATGGTGCAGTTGGGTATATAAATAGTGCAGTGCGTCGAAGTACTCATGAATTGTATTGATTACCCTTTGCTGTGTCATATCAATATTGCCACTAATACATTAGTTGTGTTAGATAGCCTACAGCCAGTATGTTGATCGGATGCCGGAGAAGAGGACGTCAATCCACCAGACTGAAGGTAGCACTCATGCTCTTAGTATTCAGTTGTCAATTGCTCCATGTTCTCAGCGAAAAAGTGAGTAATGATGAATTAAATAATTATTTACCTATACTAATTGTTATACTACTGTATAAATATAATGTAAAACAGTTTGTGTAGCCTAGCTGATTATGATAAGCCTGTACAGGAGTCTGATACAATACCCTTTGCCCTATAGACTCCCTCTGCTATGACTGTCGTGGAGAGCCCTGAGGCCAGCCTGGAGGGTGAGGAGGATGCCCACGTGGAAGAGGGAGATTCTGAGGATTTGGATGTATTCCATCCAACAGATAAGTGGAAGACTCTCAAATCAGGTGATTGCTTTGCTAAAGCAGAAACGCACATGTGTCTGTTGTACACGGTAGTGTACTGGAGATTAAGGTCTATGGCAGAATCAAAGGTATTCACTGTACAATTTTGGCATTGTTCAGGTCTTGGGGTCCCAAGGGGCTTTGACCTCCAGACTGGACAGAGGGAGGTCAAACTTGGGGAACACCAGACTCTTAAATACCAGATAGATGGACAAAGGTATGAGCTGAGGATCCTATTGACATTTTTATATCAACCATATGAAACACCATCTGAACATGTTGCCATATAGCTATTGTACGTTagatggccacacacacacacacacacactactatgtTTGCTTGAGATTACATCAGACTCACTACAGTCTTTGCTCTCTGTGAGTCAGACAGGGGAAGGAGAACACACAGGGCCCATCCGTCAGCGCTGAGGAGCTGAAGAAGGCTTTGAAAAATATCAAAGAAGGAGTGGATCCCAAAACCAGTGACAAAGAAGAGAAGGTTTGCCCTGATTTGATGGGTCTGTAGTTTCTTATCACAGTGGAAACAAGCGGCTGTGATAAGAGCCTAATGCATCTGTGATCCCATCTGTCTTTGATTGTTATCTTGGTCCCaaacctgtgtgtatgtgttcaggAGGCTCTCAGGGCCCAGTTTCATCCCATGGATGAGCTGAAAAAAGACATGGTCAGGCTAGACATGCTGATGGAGTCAGACTTCCAGATTATGAGCAGACTGGTGTCCCAATTCAACAGCTCTAACGCCACTGTGGAGGAGAAGGTTAAAGCTCTACATGACTTAGAGTACCTTGTTCATCAGGTGAGGCCCCCCAAGCATATATCAGTTCAGGGAGGTGGGATTTCTTTGTATATATTAATAGTCGGGGATGAGAAACACCTCAACTTTCATTTGATTGTAGTAATGGAGTTATAATTACAGTTTCCTTTCTTGTTATGTCTTGTCAGGTGGACAATGCACAGAACCTGGCATCTAGCGGAGGGTTGAAGCTTGTAGTTGATGCATTGAACAGCACAGACTATCGACTTCAAGAGAGTGCTTCTTTCGTTCTGGGATCAGCTCTATCAAGGTATAGCAGTCTCCATTAACCCATTCCAATTGAAGAATTGTAAATACCAGCCAAAAGACAGCCTGTTtttgtttgtatttgtgtgtgtgcggtCAGTCAGTAACATTATCATTCACTATCTTCTTTCTAGTAACCCGGTGGTGCAGGTGGAGGCAGTTGAAAGTGGTACCATTCAGAAGCTGTTAATGTTACTTGCCACTCCACGACCCATGTCTGTTAAAAAGAGGGCAAGTCCTGTTCCCACATTATAAAATCCACtcataatacatttttattttagaaTCAGTCCAGTATAACTAGCAGGATTAATAGTCAAGTCTTTAGCAGAGACACTCGGTGGCTTTCAATTTAAAGCTGCGAGGTTTCATCACATATCTTCAATTATGTTTTAGAATCTGAACAGAATTTAGCTCTGTCAATCACTTGTAAATCATCATTCTCTTCCTGGCACTTAACTAAGGCTAATGTTTGTCTGTATACAGGCGTTGTTTGCTGTGGCCTCTTTGCTACGTCACTGCCCCTTGGCCCAAAGCCACTTCCTGAAGCTGGGTGGGCTGCAAGTGTTGGGGGATATTTTCCGAGCATCTGGAGGTGGGGCTCTCCGTGTGAGGATTGTAACCATACTCTATGACATGATCAACGAAAAGGTGAGGGGTGCTCTTTATGAAAACCTTGCCAATAATACAAggctagtcatgtgaaatcaaatTTATGTTTGATATTAACTGAATGGCATTCTCTATTCTAGGAGCTGATCTCTCAGACTGGACTTGACCCCATCCCAGATGCATCTCACAATGAGCGTTTGCGGCAGTATGCGCAGGTCTCCCTCCAGCCACTTTTGGCAGAGCAAGGCTGGTGCAGTCTGGTACCTGAACTATTGGCCTCCCCAGAGCACGACTGGAAGGAAAAGGCCCTGAGAACTATCCTGGCCATGATGCCTCACTGCCAGACTCAGTATCGAAAGGATTAcgccctgtcttcctccctcagCGCCCTACAGGAGCAGTACCAGGAGCTGGTGCTCACAGAGCAGGTCCTCGGTGACGAGGATGGATACTTTGGGGAGATTCTGGCTCTGTTGGAGACAGTGGTGCTGAAACTGAAACAAGTGTAGGGCTGGGTGAAAACCCTTATCAAAGGACAATTACAGAAATGCATTCTAGTTTGGCGGCTGTGTTATAGGATCACACATTTGCAAATGACAAGGTTGCCTTTCGGTTGCTTAGCCTTCCTTACACCTTTTTTCTCCATCTGCGATACAAGCCAAGGCACGATGCATCTCAAAATAAGGCTCTCCAGTCCTCCTTGAGGAATGCATTCAGCTGGGCTAAAAGACAGTATTTCTCCTTATATGGCATTTGTGTTCCTTGTTCAGTGTGCTCCATCTATCTTGTTAGTGGATTGTCCACTGTGAGACTAGTGTGCCTAGTCAGTGCCTGCTGTAAGCAGTAATGAAATCTGAGCTATTTCCTTACTTCCCTATGCTATTAGGTTTCATGAGAGACTGTACAGGTTCATGTTTTGTCATTTTATTAGTCTAAAGTTTTCCACAGATTTGGAAAGCCAATGTCCAGTCAGTGATACTCTTTGCACTGCATCATTCCGGCAGGAAGGAAAGGTATCCAGAGAGAATTCTTTGTGCCTCACACATGCCTGCATGCTTGACCAGGACTTGCTTGTGTTTGAGCCTGTCAAAAAGAGATGTGTTCTGTAAACTGCTTAAAATAGAAGGTTCAAATATGGCACCTTCATTTCCAAAAGGCATGATTGAATGTAAAATGGTAAACAGAAACTTTGAGAATTATTGCACATACTATTGAGTCCAGCTCTCAAATACACACAATTTATTCTAATGATTTGAAATGTCTTAACTA includes the following:
- the LOC120048227 gene encoding nucleotide exchange factor SIL1-like isoform X1 — its product is MLIGCRRRGRQSTRLKVALMLLVFSCQLLHVLSEKTPSAMTVVESPEASLEGEEDAHVEEGDSEDLDVFHPTDKWKTLKSGLGVPRGFDLQTGQREVKLGEHQTLKYQIDGQRQGKENTQGPSVSAEELKKALKNIKEGVDPKTSDKEEKEALRAQFHPMDELKKDMVRLDMLMESDFQIMSRLVSQFNSSNATVEEKVKALHDLEYLVHQVDNAQNLASSGGLKLVVDALNSTDYRLQESASFVLGSALSSNPVVQVEAVESGTIQKLLMLLATPRPMSVKKRALFAVASLLRHCPLAQSHFLKLGGLQVLGDIFRASGGGALRVRIVTILYDMINEKELISQTGLDPIPDASHNERLRQYAQVSLQPLLAEQGWCSLVPELLASPEHDWKEKALRTILAMMPHCQTQYRKDYALSSSLSALQEQYQELVLTEQVLGDEDGYFGEILALLETVVLKLKQV
- the LOC120048227 gene encoding nucleotide exchange factor SIL1-like isoform X2, whose product is MLIGCRRRGRQSTRLKTPSAMTVVESPEASLEGEEDAHVEEGDSEDLDVFHPTDKWKTLKSGLGVPRGFDLQTGQREVKLGEHQTLKYQIDGQRQGKENTQGPSVSAEELKKALKNIKEGVDPKTSDKEEKEALRAQFHPMDELKKDMVRLDMLMESDFQIMSRLVSQFNSSNATVEEKVKALHDLEYLVHQVDNAQNLASSGGLKLVVDALNSTDYRLQESASFVLGSALSSNPVVQVEAVESGTIQKLLMLLATPRPMSVKKRALFAVASLLRHCPLAQSHFLKLGGLQVLGDIFRASGGGALRVRIVTILYDMINEKELISQTGLDPIPDASHNERLRQYAQVSLQPLLAEQGWCSLVPELLASPEHDWKEKALRTILAMMPHCQTQYRKDYALSSSLSALQEQYQELVLTEQVLGDEDGYFGEILALLETVVLKLKQV